A genomic window from Helicobacter sp. MIT 21-1697 includes:
- a CDS encoding septal ring lytic transglycosylase RlpA family protein: MKSLTKIQIIISLSVLCGLFWGCLGKDAQWSESGVKAKGFNESFDDLDAFNQGITPNIGGNSMRESPAIQEATMRPYQVAGKWYYPEKVSLGDKFDGYASWYGPDFHAKKTSNGETYNMYAHTAAHKTFPMNTVVKVLNVENGKSTIVRINDRGPFVEGRIIDLSNAAAHDIDMVKVGTAKVRLEVIGFGGVINKDAKVQNVESEDVLSNEFKVANTPKSVSGGDFAIQVGAFRRYEGAQITQERYSHTPPYQSVIKEFELNGAPIYRVFLRGFQSEQEARDFLKKNTQIQGGFFIRD, encoded by the coding sequence ATGAAAAGTCTAACAAAAATACAAATTATTATAAGTTTGAGTGTATTGTGTGGGCTATTTTGGGGTTGTTTAGGAAAAGATGCACAATGGAGTGAGAGTGGAGTAAAGGCAAAGGGTTTTAATGAAAGTTTTGATGATTTAGATGCTTTTAATCAAGGCATTACGCCCAATATTGGTGGCAATTCTATGCGAGAATCACCTGCCATACAAGAGGCTACTATGCGTCCTTATCAAGTTGCAGGCAAATGGTATTATCCTGAAAAAGTGAGCCTCGGAGATAAATTTGATGGCTATGCAAGTTGGTATGGTCCTGATTTTCACGCTAAAAAAACTTCTAATGGTGAAACTTATAATATGTATGCCCATACTGCGGCACATAAGACTTTTCCGATGAACACGGTTGTCAAAGTGCTCAATGTTGAAAATGGTAAAAGCACCATTGTGCGCATTAATGATAGGGGTCCATTTGTGGAAGGACGCATTATTGATTTGAGCAATGCTGCTGCACACGATATTGATATGGTAAAGGTTGGCACAGCAAAGGTGCGACTAGAAGTAATTGGATTTGGTGGTGTTATCAATAAAGACGCTAAAGTGCAGAATGTGGAGAGTGAAGATGTCTTAAGCAACGAGTTTAAAGTTGCCAACACTCCAAAGTCAGTAAGTGGTGGGGATTTTGCTATTCAGGTGGGAGCATTTAGGCGGTATGAGGGCGCACAAATTACCCAAGAGCGATATTCGCATACGCCTCCTTATCAGAGTGTGATAAAAGAATTTGAACTTAATGGTGCGCCTATTTATCGTGTATTTTTGCGAGGATTCCAAAGCGAGCAAGAAGCGCGTGATTTCTTAAAAAAGAATACGCAGATTCAAGGAGGATTTTTTATCCGCGACTAA
- the hisB gene encoding imidazoleglycerol-phosphate dehydratase HisB, which yields MIEISRTTKETDIALKMLLYGSGKAQIQSGIGFFDHMLQSLTKHSLMDLELVCKGDTFIDGHHSIEDCGIVLGKALAQGMYPAEGIERFGNASIVMDEACVECDIDVSNRAFLVFETNAYKLPFKGRVGELDVELVEEFFRALCFNAHLSVHIVLKRGKNLHHIIEAMFKAFGVSLRRALTLNPRILTPSTKGVL from the coding sequence ATTATAGAGATTTCGCGTACAACAAAGGAGACTGATATTGCACTTAAAATGTTGCTTTATGGAAGTGGAAAGGCGCAGATTCAAAGTGGAATAGGCTTTTTTGACCATATGTTGCAATCACTCACCAAACACTCTCTTATGGATTTGGAACTTGTGTGCAAGGGTGATACATTTATTGATGGACATCATAGCATAGAAGATTGTGGTATTGTGTTGGGGAAAGCATTAGCTCAAGGTATGTATCCAGCAGAGGGCATTGAGCGATTTGGCAATGCAAGCATAGTGATGGACGAAGCGTGTGTAGAGTGTGATATTGATGTGAGCAATCGTGCTTTTCTTGTTTTTGAAACAAATGCCTATAAACTTCCATTCAAAGGCAGAGTGGGTGAGCTTGATGTGGAATTAGTTGAGGAATTTTTCCGCGCACTCTGTTTTAATGCTCATTTAAGTGTACATATTGTTCTTAAAAGGGGCAAAAATTTGCATCATATCATTGAGGCGATGTTTAAAGCCTTTGGAGTGAGTTTAAGACGCGCACTTACATTAAATCCTAGAATCCTTACGCCTTCAACAAAAGGTGTATTATGA
- a CDS encoding KdsC family phosphatase, with the protein MIKLLVFDVDGTLSDGKVYYSQSGEEIKSFDTRDGLAISVWNRQMRRASAIITGRESDIVYKRAKELGIEHIFMGCEHKGKVLQELTAQLEMDMSEVACIGDDLNDLSMFKLCAKAYMPQNGAKALKKYAYKILKHSGGNGAVREMIEDVLKLNGDKKLEKYFL; encoded by the coding sequence ATGATAAAACTTTTAGTCTTTGATGTTGATGGCACACTAAGCGATGGCAAGGTGTATTATTCTCAATCGGGTGAGGAGATAAAAAGTTTTGACACGCGCGATGGTTTGGCGATTAGTGTATGGAATCGCCAAATGCGCCGTGCAAGTGCTATTATTACAGGCAGAGAATCTGATATAGTGTATAAGCGCGCAAAAGAGCTAGGCATAGAGCATATTTTTATGGGTTGTGAGCATAAAGGCAAGGTGTTGCAAGAGCTGACAGCGCAGCTTGAAATGGATATGTCTGAAGTGGCGTGTATTGGTGATGATTTGAATGATTTGAGTATGTTTAAACTCTGTGCAAAAGCGTATATGCCACAAAATGGTGCAAAAGCACTTAAAAAATATGCGTATAAGATTCTTAAACACTCTGGTGGAAATGGCGCAGTGCGTGAGATGATAGAAGATGTCTTAAAACTTAATGGAGATAAAAAGCTTGAAAAATATTTCTTATAG
- the lptA gene encoding lipopolysaccharide transport periplasmic protein LptA has protein sequence MRWIILCICVCMSAADTLEVSAKTFQSDLKKGLTQLSGEVLVVKGEDKLWADKVVIETNKKNKPQKYTAIGNVRFYAKMPDKEMRGKASKAVYNVIKDEYQLIDNAVIEEIGKKNIIRGNIIILNPQAQEAFVKGSSQKPGMMTFIVEEKK, from the coding sequence ATGCGTTGGATTATACTATGTATATGTGTATGTATGAGCGCTGCAGATACGCTTGAAGTGAGTGCGAAGACATTTCAGAGTGATTTAAAAAAAGGACTCACGCAATTAAGTGGTGAAGTGCTAGTTGTTAAAGGTGAGGATAAATTATGGGCGGATAAGGTTGTGATTGAGACAAATAAAAAAAACAAACCACAAAAATATACAGCAATAGGCAATGTCCGATTCTATGCAAAGATGCCCGATAAAGAAATGAGAGGCAAGGCAAGCAAAGCGGTCTATAATGTGATTAAAGATGAATATCAGCTTATAGATAATGCTGTGATTGAGGAGATTGGAAAAAAAAATATCATTAGGGGCAATATTATCATCTTAAATCCACAAGCCCAAGAGGCTTTTGTTAAGGGCTCAAGCCAAAAACCCGGAATGATGACTTTTATTGTGGAAGAGAAAAAATGA